A window of Castanea sativa cultivar Marrone di Chiusa Pesio chromosome 1, ASM4071231v1 contains these coding sequences:
- the LOC142622392 gene encoding triacylglycerol lipase OBL1-like translates to MSSEKQFSGNYFVLKPENASFYDLASFLFSSKSETSKFIEYSEELKGDFWIRWYIFNSLLVQKLLLKVGKPMVLIGYVLELWLNLLSSNGGLLRLITNFFTGKMVRPNRSSAKFRSVLAILDQRVELDKRISYGNRKYNASLSIMASKLSYENEAFVKTIIKDHWNMEFLGFNNYWNDYLEDSATKAIMFQDRRVNPNLIVVAFRGTEPFDPEGWRTDVDLSWYEFEGVGKTHSGFMKALGLQKNKGWPKEIEQGINQKKYAYYEIRQRLRELLQKNENAKFILTGHSLGAALAILFLTVLAKHEEEWLMHKLEGVYTFGQPRVGDNLLGGYMEKKLKQYDVRYFRFVYCNDIVPRVPYDDNDNDFFTHFGPCLYYNSFYKGKILKDEPNKNYFSAIRAIFKFVNAVWELIRSFIIPYTSGQEYKESWLMKIMRIFGLVFPGLVEHSPPDYVNVTRLGSLPPGLQDSKVN, encoded by the exons ATGTCTTCTGAGAAACAATTCAGTGGAAATTATTTTGTGCTGAAGCCAGAAAACGCTAGTTTCTATGATCTCGCTAGCTTTCTCTTCTCATCTAAATCAGAAACTAGTAAATTCATCGAGTACTCAGAAGAACTTAAGGGAGATTTTTGGATAAGATGGTACATCTTCAACTCCCTTCTTGTGCAGAAACTCCTCCTTAAGGTGGGAAAACCTATGGTCCTAATAGGGTATGTGTTAGAGCTATGGCTGAATCTTCTTTCAAGCAACGGTGGATTACTCAGGCTCATCACCAATTTCTTTACAG GAAAAATGGTAAGGCCGAATAGGTCATCGGCAAAGTTTAGATCTGTGTTGGCAATTCTTGATCAAAGAGTGGAATTGGACAAAAGGATTAGTTATGGTAACAGAAAATACAATGCGTCACTCTCAATTATGGCCTCCAAATTGTCATATGAAAATGAAGCATTCGTTAAAACCATAATCAAGGATCATTGGAAT ATGGAATTCTTGGGCTTCAATAACTATTGGAACG ATTACTTGGAGGACTCTGCAACTAAAGCCATTATGTTCCAAGATAGAAGGGTTAACCCTAACCTAATCGTGGTTGCATTTAGGGGCACCGAGCCATTCGACCCAGAAGGATGGAGAACAGATGTGGATCTCTCATGGTATGAATTTGAAGGAGTGGGTAAGACTCATAGTGGCTTTATGAAAGCTCTTGGTCTTCAAAAGAACAAAGGATGGCCCAAAGAAATAGAACAAGGAATTAACCAAAAGAAATATGCTTATTATGAAATCAGGCAAAGGTTGAGAGAGTTGTTGCAAAAAAATGAGAATGCAAAATTTATATTAACAGGACACAGCTTGGGTGCGGCATTGGCAATTTTGTTTCTAACTGTGCTAGCAAAACATGAAGAGGAATGGTTGATGCATAAGTTGGAGGGAGTGTACACATTTGGGCAACCAAGGGTCGGAGACAATCTGTTAGGGGGTTATATGGAGAAGAAGTTGAAGCAATATGATGTGAGGTATTTTAGGTTTGTTTACTGCAATGACATAGTGCCTAGGGTCCCTTATGATGACAATGATAATGACTTTTTTACTCACTTTGGACCTTGCCTCTACTACAATAGCTTCTATAAAGGAAAG ATTCTAAAGGATGAGCCAAATAAGAACTACTTCTCAGCGATAAGGGCCATTTTCAAATTCGTGAATGCAGTTTGGGAGCTGATCCGGAGTTTCATTATCCCATATACAAGCGGTCAAGAGTACAAAGAAAGTTGGTTAATGAAAATTATGAGGATTTTTGGATTGGTATTTCCAGGATTAGTAGAACATTCACCTCCAGATTATGTTAATGTTACTCGATTGGGATCTTTACCTCCAGGCCTACAAGATTCTAAGGTTAACTGA